One window of the Amycolatopsis mediterranei genome contains the following:
- a CDS encoding LamB/YcsF family protein gives MDLNSDLGEGFGAWKMGDDEAMLDIVTSANVACGFHAGDPSVMRRVCELAAGRGVAIGAHVGYRDLAGFGRRALDIAPDELADEVLYQIGALDAFARAAGSRVTYVKPHGALYNTAAGDAEQAAAIVEGLRRYDPALALLCLPDSEMQREAEKAGVVAYAEAFADRAYTAEGRLVSRKRPGAVLHDAGAVADRAVAMATGGGVVTADGGKLDLRPDSLCVHGDTPGAVELARRIRAGLTAADVPLTAFTG, from the coding sequence ACGACGAAGCCATGCTCGACATCGTGACCAGCGCGAACGTCGCCTGCGGCTTCCACGCCGGCGACCCGTCGGTGATGCGGCGGGTGTGCGAACTGGCGGCCGGGCGCGGGGTCGCGATCGGCGCGCACGTCGGCTACCGCGACCTGGCCGGCTTCGGCAGGCGCGCGCTCGACATCGCGCCGGACGAACTGGCGGACGAAGTGCTCTACCAGATCGGCGCGCTCGACGCGTTCGCCCGCGCGGCGGGCAGCCGCGTGACGTACGTGAAGCCGCACGGCGCGTTGTACAACACCGCGGCGGGCGACGCCGAGCAGGCGGCGGCGATCGTCGAGGGCCTGCGCCGGTACGACCCCGCGCTGGCCCTGCTCTGCTTGCCGGACTCGGAAATGCAGCGGGAAGCGGAGAAAGCCGGCGTCGTCGCGTACGCGGAGGCGTTCGCGGACCGGGCGTACACCGCGGAAGGCCGGCTCGTCTCGCGCAAGCGGCCGGGCGCCGTCCTGCACGACGCCGGGGCCGTGGCCGACCGGGCGGTGGCGATGGCCACCGGCGGCGGCGTCGTGACGGCCGACGGCGGCAAGCTCGACCTGCGCCCGGATTCCCTGTGCGTGCACGGCGACACGCCGGGCGCGGTCGAGCTGGCCCGCCGGATCCGGGCCGGCCTGACCGCCGCGGACGTCCCCCTCACCGCGTTCACCGGATGA